One stretch of Alcaligenes faecalis DNA includes these proteins:
- a CDS encoding phenylacetate--CoA ligase family protein, with the protein MSEYYDERETLEPEEREADLMSRLPQVLQAAAKGAPAIAKQLDSVDLAAVRSREDLLAIPVFRKSELLKAQLQAREQARSGGPSADYAQSVFGGFSSIAWGAARKVFASPGPMYEPESRRPDYWGFARALYAAGFRREELIFNCFSYHFTPAGSMMETAAHALDCTVFPGGVGQTEQQVQAMADLRPHGYTGTPSFLKIIMEKAQSMQIALPGLSKALFSGEAYPPSLQKWFSEHGVAGYQAYGSADLGMIAYETQAREGLVLNENLILEIVRPGTGQPVAPGEVGEVVVTSFNPDYPLVRFGTGDLSAIMPGQSPCGRTNQRIRGWMGRADQTTKVRGMFVHPGQVEQIRLRHKELGQARLVVRGASGQDQMVFQVEVTSKPEGLESALADSIREITKLRAQVEFVEPGALPRDGKVIEDQRSYD; encoded by the coding sequence ATGAGCGAATATTACGACGAGCGCGAAACCCTGGAGCCGGAGGAGCGCGAAGCCGATTTGATGTCCCGTTTGCCGCAGGTCTTGCAAGCGGCCGCGAAAGGGGCCCCCGCGATTGCCAAGCAGCTGGATTCGGTGGATCTGGCTGCTGTGCGCAGCCGCGAGGACCTGCTGGCCATTCCGGTGTTTCGTAAAAGCGAGCTGCTGAAAGCTCAGTTGCAAGCGCGCGAACAGGCTCGCTCGGGCGGGCCATCGGCTGATTACGCGCAGTCCGTATTCGGGGGCTTTTCCTCCATTGCCTGGGGTGCGGCGCGCAAAGTGTTTGCCTCGCCCGGCCCTATGTACGAGCCAGAAAGCCGTCGCCCGGATTATTGGGGCTTTGCGCGTGCGCTGTACGCCGCCGGTTTCCGCCGCGAAGAACTGATTTTCAACTGCTTCTCCTACCATTTCACCCCGGCTGGCTCCATGATGGAAACCGCCGCACATGCCCTGGATTGCACGGTATTTCCAGGTGGCGTGGGACAAACCGAACAGCAAGTGCAGGCCATGGCTGATTTGCGCCCGCATGGCTACACCGGCACCCCCAGTTTCCTGAAGATCATCATGGAAAAAGCCCAGTCCATGCAGATTGCTCTGCCAGGGCTGAGCAAGGCCTTGTTCTCCGGCGAAGCCTATCCGCCTTCATTGCAAAAGTGGTTCAGCGAGCACGGCGTGGCAGGCTACCAGGCCTATGGCAGCGCTGATCTGGGCATGATTGCCTATGAAACCCAGGCCCGCGAAGGCTTGGTGCTCAATGAAAACCTGATTCTGGAGATTGTGCGTCCCGGCACAGGCCAGCCGGTTGCGCCGGGCGAAGTGGGTGAGGTGGTCGTGACCTCCTTTAATCCCGACTATCCGCTAGTGCGTTTTGGCACGGGCGATTTGTCCGCCATCATGCCCGGTCAGTCTCCTTGCGGTCGTACCAACCAGCGCATTCGCGGCTGGATGGGGCGTGCTGACCAGACGACCAAGGTGCGCGGCATGTTTGTGCATCCGGGGCAGGTGGAGCAGATTCGTCTGCGTCACAAGGAACTGGGTCAGGCTCGTCTGGTGGTGCGTGGTGCCAGTGGGCAGGACCAGATGGTGTTTCAGGTGGAAGTCACCTCCAAGCCCGAAGGTCTGGAAAGTGCCTTGGCCGACTCGATCCGTGAAATCACCAAACTGCGTGCACAGGTGGAATTTGTAGAGCCAGGTGCCTTGCCTCGGGATGGTAAAGTCATCGAGGACCAACGCAGCTACGATTAA
- a CDS encoding hydroxymethylglutaryl-CoA lyase, with amino-acid sequence MSYPSRVKIVEVGPRDGLQNEKEFIPTDIKVELVNRLSNAGFVNVEAASFVSPKWVPQMADGAELMAAIERRPGTIYSALTPNMRGFEGALAAKADEVVIFAAASEAFSQRNINCSIEESLERFAPVAQAAKEAGLRLRGSISCSFGCPYEGAVAPSNVLKVGKRLIDLGCDEIDVADTIGVGTARQVYEVMRMVTEHIDPIHVSGHFHDTYGQAIANIVASMQAGIHIFHSSVAGLGGCPYAKGATGNVATEDVLFLMQGLDIETGIDLNAVVDTGQWISAHLKRKSASNAGNALAARKQGAAAC; translated from the coding sequence ATGTCATACCCATCGCGCGTCAAGATTGTGGAGGTCGGCCCTCGGGACGGCTTGCAGAACGAAAAAGAATTCATCCCCACCGATATCAAAGTCGAACTGGTCAATCGCCTGTCCAACGCCGGTTTTGTGAACGTGGAAGCCGCTTCCTTTGTCTCGCCCAAATGGGTGCCACAAATGGCGGACGGTGCCGAGTTGATGGCCGCCATCGAGCGCCGCCCCGGCACGATTTATTCTGCCCTGACGCCCAATATGCGTGGTTTTGAAGGTGCCTTAGCCGCCAAGGCTGACGAAGTAGTGATCTTCGCCGCCGCCAGCGAAGCGTTTTCCCAGCGCAATATCAATTGCAGCATCGAAGAGTCACTGGAGCGCTTTGCCCCCGTTGCCCAGGCCGCCAAAGAAGCCGGTTTGCGTCTGCGCGGTTCCATCAGCTGTTCTTTCGGTTGTCCCTATGAGGGCGCGGTGGCTCCGTCCAATGTACTGAAAGTAGGCAAGCGCCTGATCGATCTGGGCTGTGACGAGATCGACGTAGCCGACACCATCGGCGTAGGCACGGCCCGTCAGGTCTACGAGGTCATGCGCATGGTCACCGAGCACATTGACCCCATTCATGTGTCCGGCCACTTCCACGACACCTACGGCCAAGCCATCGCCAATATCGTGGCCTCCATGCAGGCTGGCATTCATATTTTCCACAGTTCTGTGGCCGGTCTAGGCGGCTGCCCCTACGCCAAGGGCGCTACCGGCAACGTCGCCACCGAAGACGTGCTGTTCCTGATGCAAGGCCTGGATATTGAAACCGGCATTGATCTGAACGCCGTGGTGGACACGGGCCAGTGGATTTCGGCTCATCTGAAGCGCAAATCGGCCAGCAATGCCGGTAACGCCCTGGCAGCCCGCAAGCAAGGGGCCGCCGCGTGCTGA
- a CDS encoding amino acid ABC transporter substrate-binding protein, with the protein MRFVPVSAVVLALMASLPAAQAATLDNVKQRGHVLCGVTTGFAGFSAPDDKGTWTGLDIDVCRSVAAATLGDASKFKAVPLNSQQRFTALQSGEIDLLARNTTVTQQRDTAVGAIHAGINFYDGQGFLVSKKLGVSSAKELNGATVCMQTGTSNENTMADWARANKVEYKPVVIEQFNEVVNAFVAGRCDVFSTDASGLASIRISKMENPDDYLVLPEIISKEPLGPFVRQGDDAWLNIVKWSIQASFNAEELGVTAANVDEKLKSNNPNIQRLLGVTPGAGKNLGLDEKWAYNIIKQVGNYGESFERNVGKGSPLQIERGLNALWIDGGLIYGLPIR; encoded by the coding sequence ATGCGCTTTGTGCCCGTTTCTGCCGTAGTTTTGGCCTTGATGGCCAGCCTGCCTGCTGCCCAGGCCGCCACCCTGGACAATGTCAAACAGCGCGGTCACGTGCTGTGTGGTGTGACCACCGGCTTTGCCGGTTTTTCTGCCCCTGATGACAAGGGCACGTGGACGGGGCTGGATATCGACGTGTGTCGCTCGGTAGCCGCCGCCACCCTGGGCGACGCCAGCAAATTCAAGGCGGTGCCCTTGAACTCGCAGCAGCGCTTTACGGCTCTGCAGTCCGGTGAGATTGATCTGTTGGCTCGTAACACCACCGTGACTCAGCAGCGTGACACCGCTGTCGGTGCGATCCACGCCGGTATCAACTTCTACGACGGTCAGGGCTTTTTGGTGTCCAAGAAACTGGGCGTATCCAGCGCCAAGGAATTGAACGGTGCGACGGTTTGTATGCAGACTGGCACGTCTAACGAAAACACCATGGCTGACTGGGCGCGTGCTAACAAGGTTGAATACAAGCCTGTAGTGATCGAGCAGTTCAACGAAGTGGTTAACGCTTTCGTGGCTGGCCGCTGTGATGTGTTCTCTACCGACGCTTCCGGTCTGGCGTCGATCCGTATCTCCAAAATGGAGAACCCGGACGACTACCTGGTGCTGCCTGAAATCATTTCCAAAGAGCCGCTGGGCCCATTCGTCCGTCAGGGTGATGATGCCTGGCTGAACATTGTGAAATGGTCCATTCAGGCCAGCTTCAACGCCGAAGAGCTGGGTGTGACCGCTGCCAACGTGGACGAGAAGCTCAAGAGCAACAACCCCAATATCCAGCGTTTGCTGGGCGTGACTCCCGGTGCCGGTAAAAACCTGGGCCTGGACGAAAAATGGGCTTACAACATCATCAAGCAAGTTGGTAACTACGGTGAGTCCTTCGAGCGCAACGTGGGTAAAGGTAGCCCGTTGCAAATCGAACGTGGCCTGAACGCCTTGTGGATCGACGGTGGCCTGATCTACGGTCTGCCTATTCGTTAA